One genomic region from Amycolatopsis sp. FBCC-B4732 encodes:
- a CDS encoding 4-carboxy-4-hydroxy-2-oxoadipate aldolase/oxaloacetate decarboxylase, whose amino-acid sequence MKPVIVTDPPRADLEQVTRLADYGVATVHEALGRSGLLGPGLRPIQDGVRVGGTAVTALCWPGDNLMIHAAVEQCREGDVLVVTTTSPCGDGLFGELFATALRHRGVRGLVTTTGVRDVTDLRALGFPVWSAAISAQGTVKATAGAVNVPVAIGGQLIRPGDAILADDDGVMRVRREDVRTGLDTAKARLEKEAAAREAFATGQLGLDRYGLREKLDALGVRYLTAEEYEKEQA is encoded by the coding sequence ATGAAGCCCGTCATCGTCACCGACCCGCCGCGCGCCGACCTCGAACAAGTGACGCGCCTGGCTGACTACGGTGTCGCCACCGTGCACGAGGCCCTCGGCCGCTCCGGGCTTCTCGGGCCCGGGCTGCGGCCCATCCAAGACGGCGTGCGCGTCGGCGGTACCGCGGTCACCGCGCTCTGCTGGCCCGGGGACAACCTCATGATCCACGCGGCCGTCGAGCAGTGCCGTGAAGGCGACGTCCTCGTCGTCACCACCACTTCACCTTGCGGCGACGGGCTCTTCGGCGAACTCTTCGCGACCGCGCTGCGCCACCGCGGGGTGCGCGGCCTGGTCACCACCACCGGCGTCCGCGACGTCACCGACCTGCGGGCCCTCGGCTTCCCCGTGTGGTCGGCCGCCATCAGTGCGCAGGGGACCGTCAAGGCCACCGCCGGTGCGGTCAACGTCCCCGTCGCCATCGGCGGTCAGCTCATCCGCCCCGGGGACGCCATCCTGGCCGACGACGACGGCGTCATGCGCGTCCGTCGCGAGGATGTCCGAACCGGACTCGACACCGCGAAAGCAAGGCTGGAAAAGGAAGCCGCCGCCCGCGAGGCCTTCGCGACCGGTCAGCTCGGCCTGGATCGCTATGGCCTGCGCGAAAAGCTCGACGCCCTCGGCGTCCGGTACCTGACCGCCGAGGAGTACGAAAAGGAGCAGGCATGA
- a CDS encoding GntR family transcriptional regulator translates to MTESAADRQPGERSVVAAIRDAIVRGEFVPNQRLVEADLSAQFAASRATVRAALIELTNEGLVERVQNRGARVRAVSLEEAVEISEVRMMLESLCAAKAAERVSDAEVGELRELGELMHQAVASGDVVGYSGLNQRLHRRVREISGQRTAAQVLERLRGQSVRHQFRLAMRPGRPQVSLPEHLAIIDAICAHHPERAAEAARVHLGSVIEALKAADAEVSLLHP, encoded by the coding sequence ATGACCGAGAGTGCTGCGGACCGGCAGCCGGGGGAGCGTTCGGTGGTGGCGGCCATTCGCGACGCCATCGTCCGCGGCGAGTTCGTGCCCAACCAGCGGCTGGTCGAGGCCGACCTGTCCGCGCAGTTCGCCGCGAGCCGCGCGACCGTGCGGGCCGCGTTGATCGAGCTCACCAACGAGGGGCTCGTCGAACGCGTGCAGAACCGCGGGGCCCGGGTGCGCGCGGTCTCGCTCGAAGAGGCCGTCGAGATCTCCGAGGTCCGGATGATGCTCGAATCGCTGTGCGCGGCGAAGGCGGCCGAGCGCGTTTCCGATGCCGAGGTCGGGGAACTGCGCGAACTCGGCGAGCTCATGCACCAGGCCGTCGCGAGCGGGGATGTGGTCGGGTACTCCGGTCTCAATCAGCGCTTGCATCGGCGGGTCCGCGAGATCAGCGGGCAGCGGACCGCGGCGCAGGTACTCGAACGGCTGCGCGGGCAGAGCGTCCGGCACCAGTTCCGGCTGGCGATGCGGCCGGGGCGGCCGCAGGTCTCGCTGCCGGAGCACCTCGCGATCATCGACGCCATCTGCGCGCACCACCCCGAGCGGGCCGCCGAAGCCGCGCGGGTGCACTTGGGCAGCGTGATCGAAGCGCTCAAGGCGGCCGATGCCGAGGTGTCCCTGCTGCACCCCTGA
- a CDS encoding DUF1932 domain-containing protein has protein sequence MPGTIAVLGLGEAGGHLARDLAAAGAVVRAYDPAVTAASAGIATSGSSDTAAPELGATAAVPGAFADTTGAVTDPAAVTASRTGAAALASAPGAAANGAEASTAPASTTSKPGATTDPAGTTAGGAGATTAPPDITTSRPGATTDTTGATASGAGASAAPAGITTSRLGATASEAGASAAIAGVILTGSEAEAADEADLVLSVNSASAALDALRAGLAGLRPGAVWADLNTASPGTKRRLADLAAEHGVAFADVAIMAPVPGRGLSVPMLTSGKAAEAVAATLNGFGAAVDVLPGEAGVAAERKLLRSVFFKGMSAAVVEALQAARAAGCEDWLRDVIVGELTAAGAGTVDRLVTGSYRHAVRRTAEMAAAAEMLGELDVRADVAAAARDQLRFIAGSQDC, from the coding sequence ATGCCCGGAACCATCGCGGTACTCGGATTGGGTGAAGCAGGCGGCCATCTGGCCCGCGACCTGGCGGCCGCCGGAGCGGTGGTGCGCGCATACGACCCGGCGGTCACTGCCGCCTCGGCAGGCATCGCCACCAGCGGATCGAGCGACACGGCCGCCCCCGAGCTGGGCGCCACGGCCGCCGTCCCGGGTGCCTTCGCCGACACGACAGGGGCTGTCACCGACCCAGCGGCCGTCACCGCCAGCAGGACGGGCGCCGCCGCACTCGCCAGCGCACCAGGGGCCGCCGCCAACGGAGCGGAGGCCAGTACCGCCCCGGCGAGCACCACCAGCAAGCCGGGCGCCACCACGGACCCGGCAGGTACCACTGCCGGTGGAGCAGGTGCCACTACCGCTCCGCCGGACATCACCACCAGCAGGCCCGGCGCCACTACCGACACGACAGGTGCCACTGCCAGCGGAGCAGGTGCCAGTGCCGCCCCGGCAGGCATCACCACCAGCCGACTGGGCGCCACCGCCAGCGAGGCGGGTGCCAGCGCCGCCATTGCGGGCGTCATCCTCACCGGGTCGGAAGCCGAAGCTGCCGACGAGGCCGATCTCGTCCTGAGCGTCAACAGCGCGTCCGCAGCGCTCGACGCCCTGCGTGCCGGGCTCGCCGGATTGAGGCCCGGCGCGGTCTGGGCCGATCTGAACACCGCCTCCCCCGGCACCAAACGCCGGCTGGCCGACCTTGCCGCCGAGCACGGCGTCGCCTTCGCCGACGTTGCGATCATGGCTCCGGTCCCCGGCCGAGGTCTGAGCGTTCCCATGCTGACCAGCGGAAAGGCCGCCGAAGCCGTCGCCGCCACCTTGAACGGGTTCGGGGCCGCGGTCGACGTGCTCCCCGGGGAGGCCGGGGTCGCCGCCGAGCGGAAGCTGCTCCGCAGCGTCTTCTTCAAAGGCATGTCCGCCGCCGTGGTCGAAGCGCTTCAGGCCGCGCGCGCCGCCGGCTGTGAGGACTGGCTGCGTGACGTCATCGTCGGGGAACTGACCGCCGCCGGCGCGGGCACCGTGGATCGGCTCGTCACCGGCTCCTACCGGCACGCCGTCCGCCGCACCGCCGAGATGGCCGCCGCTGCCGAGATGCTCGGGGAACTCGACGTCCGGGCCGACGTTGCCGCCGCGGCTCGGGACCAGCTTCGGTTCATAGCTGGTTCACAGGATTGTTGA
- a CDS encoding MFS transporter, with the protein MQHANALNRLNRLPISRFHKLTLIAVSFAYFFEFADINSFATTAPKLIKLWGVTVNQVAYVTSLSFVGMFFGSIVASTLADRWGRKNALMWTTVWFGIFSFAAVFSWDIVSLGVFRVLTSAGLSAMTVVAVIYVNELYPAANRGKYQAYAIVIGICGTPVTNLIASVVVPLGNWEWRLVYLWGALGVLLVLFTRQLKESPRWYESRGEHAKADAVLREIETLVAADKGPLPEPAPPIEEAPVAKAPLRLLLRKKYLLPTLLLTVLWVTQTIGFFGYSSWAPTLLAKEGFSVEKSVFYVALTTIGAPLGSYLAALVTDRFERKWCLVAFGGIIALCGLFYGLTFNPVLIVVFGFLVNMFERGYTALGYAYSPELFDTRGRSLGTGVSYGLGRLSNAAGPLIVASLYNGSGYQSVFFFIAGTWLVGAVVLALFGPRTRQARLKSTAAEPAGV; encoded by the coding sequence ATGCAGCACGCCAACGCGCTCAACCGGCTGAACCGCCTGCCGATCTCGCGCTTCCACAAGCTCACCCTGATAGCCGTCTCGTTCGCGTACTTCTTCGAGTTCGCGGACATCAACAGCTTCGCCACGACCGCGCCCAAGCTCATCAAGCTCTGGGGTGTGACGGTCAACCAGGTCGCCTACGTGACCTCGCTGTCGTTCGTGGGGATGTTCTTCGGCTCGATCGTCGCGAGCACGCTCGCCGACCGCTGGGGCCGGAAGAACGCTCTCATGTGGACCACCGTCTGGTTCGGGATTTTCTCTTTTGCCGCAGTTTTTTCCTGGGACATCGTGTCGCTGGGCGTGTTCCGCGTCCTCACTTCGGCCGGCCTCTCGGCGATGACCGTCGTCGCGGTCATCTACGTCAACGAGCTCTACCCGGCGGCCAACCGCGGCAAGTACCAGGCTTACGCGATCGTGATCGGCATCTGCGGCACGCCGGTGACCAACCTGATCGCGAGTGTCGTCGTGCCGCTCGGGAACTGGGAGTGGCGGCTGGTCTACCTGTGGGGCGCGCTCGGCGTCCTGCTCGTGCTGTTCACCCGGCAGCTGAAGGAATCGCCGCGCTGGTACGAAAGCCGGGGCGAGCACGCGAAGGCCGATGCGGTGCTGCGCGAGATCGAGACGCTCGTCGCGGCCGACAAGGGCCCGCTGCCGGAGCCGGCGCCGCCGATCGAGGAAGCCCCGGTGGCCAAGGCGCCGCTGCGGTTGCTGCTGCGCAAGAAGTACCTGCTGCCGACGCTGCTGCTCACGGTCCTGTGGGTCACGCAGACGATCGGGTTCTTCGGGTATTCGAGCTGGGCGCCGACGTTGCTGGCCAAGGAAGGCTTCAGCGTCGAGAAGTCGGTGTTTTACGTGGCGCTGACGACGATCGGCGCGCCGCTGGGGTCGTACCTGGCGGCTCTCGTCACCGACCGCTTCGAGCGCAAGTGGTGCCTGGTCGCGTTCGGCGGGATCATCGCGCTGTGCGGCCTGTTCTACGGGCTGACGTTCAACCCGGTCCTGATCGTGGTCTTCGGCTTCCTGGTCAACATGTTCGAGCGCGGCTACACGGCACTCGGGTACGCGTATTCGCCGGAGCTGTTCGACACCCGCGGCCGGTCGCTGGGCACGGGCGTGTCGTACGGCCTCGGCCGCTTGTCCAACGCGGCCGGCCCGCTGATCGTGGCGTCGCTGTACAACGGCAGCGGCTACCAGAGCGTGTTCTTCTTCATCGCGGGAACGTGGCTGGTCGGCGCGGTGGTGCTGGCGCTGTTCGGCCCGCGGACACGCCAGGCCCGCCTCAAGTCGACCGCCGCCGAACCCGCCGGCGTCTGA
- a CDS encoding amidohydrolase family protein, whose amino-acid sequence MTAPKTPGWLDWYAGPSTPDFTLPPGAVDAHCHVFGPQAEFPFAPERKYTPCDASKDQLFALRDHLGVSRNVIVQATCHGADNSAMLDAVRAAGGRARGVATVRPDIGEAKLRELHAAGVRGVRFNFVKRLVDAAPTADLAAIAKKIAPLGWHVVLYFEAADLPGLEDFFGTLPVPLVIDHMGRPDVTKPVQGKEFGRFLEFAERNDVWVKVSCPERLTVTGPPALDGERHAYTDVVPFARRVVTEFPDRVLWGTDWPHPNLKNHMPDDGLLVDHVPLIAETAEARRKLLVDNPMRLYWPGETA is encoded by the coding sequence GTGACCGCGCCGAAGACGCCGGGCTGGCTGGACTGGTACGCCGGCCCGTCCACACCGGACTTCACGCTGCCGCCGGGCGCGGTCGACGCCCATTGCCACGTTTTCGGCCCGCAGGCGGAGTTCCCGTTCGCGCCCGAGCGCAAGTACACCCCGTGCGACGCGAGCAAGGACCAGCTCTTCGCGCTGCGCGACCACCTCGGCGTGTCCCGCAACGTCATCGTGCAGGCCACCTGCCACGGCGCCGACAACTCCGCGATGCTCGACGCGGTCCGGGCGGCCGGCGGGCGGGCACGCGGCGTCGCGACCGTGCGGCCGGACATCGGGGAAGCGAAACTGCGCGAGCTTCACGCGGCGGGCGTCCGGGGCGTGCGCTTCAACTTCGTCAAACGGCTGGTGGACGCCGCGCCGACGGCAGACCTCGCCGCGATCGCGAAGAAGATCGCCCCGCTCGGCTGGCACGTCGTGCTGTACTTCGAAGCCGCCGACCTGCCCGGGCTGGAAGACTTCTTCGGCACGCTGCCCGTCCCGCTGGTGATCGATCACATGGGACGACCGGACGTCACGAAACCTGTGCAGGGCAAGGAGTTCGGCCGGTTCCTGGAGTTCGCCGAGCGCAACGACGTCTGGGTGAAGGTGAGCTGCCCCGAGCGGCTCACCGTGACCGGGCCCCCGGCGCTCGACGGTGAACGGCACGCCTACACCGACGTCGTCCCGTTCGCCCGCCGCGTCGTGACCGAGTTCCCCGACCGGGTGCTGTGGGGGACCGACTGGCCGCACCCGAACCTCAAGAACCACATGCCCGACGACGGGCTCCTCGTCGACCACGTCCCGCTGATCGCGGAAACCGCGGAAGCGCGGCGGAAGCTGCTCGTCGACAACCCGATGCGCCTCTACTGGCCCGGCGAAACCGCCTGA
- a CDS encoding amidohydrolase family protein yields MIIDCHGHYTTAPPALAAWRDQQIAALDGSATAPLRADLRISDDELRETIEPNQLKLMDERGIDLTIFSPRASFMAHHVGGFETSAEWAAICNELCHRVSALYPDRFAPAAMLPQSPGVDPATCLPELTRCVEEYGAVALNLNPDPSGGHWTAPPLTDRSWYPVYEKMVEYDIPAMVHVSTSVNPAFHTTGAHYLNADTTAFMQLVQGDLFTDFPTLRLVIPHGGGAVPYHWGRFRGLAMALGKPELEEHVLGNVFFDTCVYHQPGSDLLFDVIPARNILFASEMIGAVRSVDPRTGHHFDDTRRYAEASRLSETDWAAIREHNARTVYPRLDALLKGQGR; encoded by the coding sequence TTGATCATCGACTGCCACGGCCACTACACCACCGCACCGCCCGCGCTCGCGGCGTGGCGCGACCAGCAGATCGCCGCACTGGACGGCTCCGCGACCGCGCCCCTGCGCGCCGACCTGCGGATCAGCGACGACGAGCTGCGCGAGACCATCGAGCCGAACCAGCTGAAGCTGATGGACGAGCGCGGGATCGACCTGACGATCTTCTCGCCCCGCGCGTCGTTCATGGCCCACCACGTCGGCGGCTTCGAGACGTCGGCGGAGTGGGCCGCCATCTGCAACGAGCTCTGCCACCGCGTCAGCGCGCTCTACCCGGACCGCTTCGCGCCCGCGGCGATGCTCCCGCAGTCCCCGGGCGTCGACCCGGCCACCTGCCTCCCCGAGCTGACCCGCTGCGTCGAGGAGTACGGCGCCGTCGCGCTGAACCTCAACCCGGACCCGAGCGGCGGCCACTGGACGGCCCCGCCGCTCACCGACCGGTCGTGGTACCCCGTCTACGAAAAGATGGTCGAATACGACATCCCGGCCATGGTGCACGTCTCCACCAGCGTCAACCCCGCGTTCCACACGACCGGCGCGCACTACCTCAACGCCGACACGACCGCGTTCATGCAGCTCGTGCAGGGCGACCTGTTCACCGACTTCCCGACGCTGCGGCTGGTCATCCCGCACGGCGGCGGCGCGGTGCCCTACCACTGGGGCCGGTTCCGCGGCCTCGCGATGGCGCTGGGCAAGCCGGAGCTCGAGGAACACGTGCTGGGCAACGTCTTCTTCGACACCTGCGTCTACCACCAGCCGGGGTCGGACCTGCTCTTCGACGTCATCCCGGCACGCAACATCCTCTTCGCGTCCGAGATGATCGGTGCGGTCCGCAGCGTCGACCCGCGCACCGGCCACCACTTCGACGACACCCGCCGCTACGCCGAAGCCTCGCGACTGTCCGAAACGGACTGGGCGGCGATCCGGGAACACAACGCCCGCACCGTCTACCCGCGCCTGGACGCCCTGCTGAAGGGTCAAGGCCGGTGA